One genomic window of Eggerthella timonensis includes the following:
- a CDS encoding MSCRAMM family protein has product MAPQPTVPTCPPSRAGRLRAFFVLMGLVVLCLLAFRSPAFAEEATPDVADDAPTPRAAMDVTSKVSIDGIKLQKKSGNTWQDIPDGTTLTSGAYVRIYIDWSIPDMTDVNANDTFTFTIDGENHFIASDFGPVNLVDPGTSKVIGSYVVNGNRDANGSMIPNKQITIVTTLSAEGAEFPSLHNGFYSLEGYVTGTGSDIVFEVNGKLLPSINVEPSTPTPLPGTPLLKYGSQVAGQNQIVWNMGVNLDNIVNAYADYAAGGSTPSPQQRDLLLTDELKGGQAITSSGVVVYMPVVATTDAGEAQTEQYAAYPITDLFTLVDKSAADGLTQEEFAASVRTADDPTIGVWENRVVYIGFGDVPSGDGTSALNIRNILNGQGELGLSQLLDQKGVTQTQKDIIMKYFSASGPNGGDFTSFIVELRTDASETGQYDNTATLTYGDSSSEESSTGAYFTVISGGVEVKDGKAVLTKVDAGDAGIVLPGAVFKLEKMQPDNSWAAVAGSERLTTDPNGLVTVTGLLLGQYRFVELEPPTGYIMESEPVEFAITSATPNHTVAVTAKNSKSPVLGKAVLTKVDADAPGTVLPGATFKLEERAGDGSWVDVPGYDALVTDGNGLITVDNLTMGTYRFVEVSAPEGYELETEPVEFTLAEDTPGLEAAVTATNVKSPVFGSAVLTKVDADSPSTVLPGATFKLEQRLADDSWETVPGHDALVTDGDGLIEVANLPVGSYRFVETAAPEGYVLDGTPREFAIDAAAPAPIVVNITAENAKEPPVGKVVLTKVDADSPTTVLPGAVFKLEAQTADGWEPVAGSESLTTDGNGLITVEDLPMGTYRFVEVSAPEGYELETEPVEFTLAEDTPGLEAAVTATNKKTPVLGGAQLTKVDADDPATVLPGATFKLEQRLADDTWAVVVDHEALVTDEQGIIEVANLPVGSYRFVETSAPEGYVLDGTPVEFTVAVGQPSKAELTMENALVPPDPVDPVDPTDPTNPTNPTNPTNPTTPGNPSTSNPPSKISSVASIARTGDGLPLAVAGVVGALALGALATALLAARRRARRR; this is encoded by the coding sequence ATGGCTCCCCAGCCGACTGTTCCCACCTGTCCGCCTTCGCGCGCGGGTCGATTGCGCGCGTTCTTCGTGCTGATGGGGTTGGTCGTTCTCTGCCTTCTGGCGTTTCGCTCGCCGGCGTTCGCCGAGGAGGCGACGCCCGACGTCGCCGACGACGCTCCCACGCCGCGCGCGGCTATGGACGTCACCAGCAAGGTGTCGATCGACGGCATCAAGTTGCAGAAGAAATCGGGCAACACCTGGCAGGACATTCCCGATGGAACCACGCTGACCAGCGGCGCGTACGTGCGCATCTACATCGACTGGAGCATTCCCGACATGACCGATGTGAACGCGAACGATACGTTCACGTTCACCATCGACGGCGAGAATCACTTCATTGCCAGCGACTTCGGGCCGGTCAACCTCGTCGATCCGGGGACGTCGAAGGTTATCGGGTCGTACGTAGTCAACGGAAACCGCGACGCGAACGGCAGCATGATCCCCAATAAGCAGATCACCATCGTCACAACGCTTTCAGCCGAGGGCGCTGAATTCCCGTCGCTGCACAACGGGTTCTATTCGCTTGAGGGCTACGTGACCGGCACGGGCAGCGACATCGTGTTCGAAGTGAACGGCAAGCTGCTGCCGTCCATCAACGTCGAGCCGTCTACGCCAACGCCGCTGCCTGGAACGCCGTTGCTGAAATACGGCTCGCAGGTTGCCGGCCAGAACCAGATCGTGTGGAACATGGGCGTGAACCTGGACAACATCGTGAACGCGTATGCGGACTACGCAGCCGGCGGTTCGACGCCCTCGCCGCAACAGCGCGACCTCCTGTTGACCGACGAGTTGAAGGGCGGCCAGGCCATCACGTCGAGCGGGGTGGTGGTGTACATGCCCGTCGTGGCCACGACCGATGCGGGCGAGGCTCAGACCGAGCAGTACGCGGCGTATCCCATCACCGACTTGTTCACGTTGGTTGACAAGTCGGCGGCCGACGGGTTGACGCAGGAGGAATTTGCCGCGAGCGTGAGGACTGCGGACGATCCCACCATCGGCGTATGGGAGAATCGCGTGGTGTACATCGGCTTCGGCGACGTGCCCTCGGGCGACGGCACGAGCGCGCTCAACATCCGCAATATTCTGAACGGCCAAGGCGAACTGGGCCTGTCGCAGCTGCTCGACCAGAAGGGCGTCACCCAAACGCAGAAGGATATCATCATGAAGTACTTCAGCGCGTCGGGTCCGAACGGAGGCGACTTCACATCGTTCATCGTGGAGCTGCGCACCGATGCGTCCGAAACCGGGCAATACGACAACACCGCCACGCTCACGTACGGCGACAGCTCGTCGGAGGAGTCGTCAACGGGCGCCTACTTCACGGTGATCTCGGGCGGCGTGGAAGTGAAGGACGGCAAGGCCGTGCTGACGAAGGTGGATGCGGGCGACGCCGGCATCGTGCTTCCGGGCGCGGTGTTCAAGTTAGAGAAGATGCAGCCCGACAACTCGTGGGCAGCGGTAGCCGGATCCGAGCGCTTGACGACGGACCCCAACGGCCTGGTCACGGTCACGGGGCTGCTGCTGGGCCAGTACCGCTTCGTCGAGCTGGAACCGCCGACGGGCTACATCATGGAATCGGAACCGGTGGAGTTCGCCATCACGTCGGCCACGCCGAACCACACGGTGGCCGTGACGGCTAAAAACTCGAAGAGCCCCGTGCTGGGCAAGGCCGTGCTGACGAAGGTGGACGCCGACGCGCCGGGAACGGTGCTGCCGGGCGCGACGTTCAAGCTGGAGGAGCGCGCCGGAGATGGCTCGTGGGTCGACGTTCCCGGGTACGACGCGTTGGTGACCGACGGGAACGGCCTGATCACGGTCGACAATCTGACGATGGGCACGTACCGCTTCGTGGAGGTGTCGGCCCCCGAGGGCTACGAGCTGGAAACCGAGCCGGTGGAGTTCACCCTGGCCGAGGACACGCCGGGGCTGGAGGCGGCCGTGACGGCTACGAACGTCAAGAGCCCCGTGTTCGGCAGCGCCGTGCTGACGAAGGTGGACGCCGATTCGCCGTCGACGGTGCTTCCCGGCGCGACGTTCAAATTGGAGCAGCGGCTCGCCGACGACTCCTGGGAGACGGTTCCGGGCCATGACGCGCTCGTGACCGACGGCGACGGCCTGATCGAGGTCGCGAACCTGCCGGTCGGCTCCTACCGCTTCGTGGAGACGGCCGCCCCCGAGGGCTACGTGCTGGACGGGACGCCCCGCGAGTTCGCCATCGACGCGGCCGCCCCAGCGCCCATCGTCGTGAACATCACGGCGGAGAACGCCAAGGAGCCGCCGGTGGGCAAGGTGGTGCTCACGAAGGTCGACGCCGATTCGCCGACGACCGTGCTGCCGGGCGCCGTGTTCAAGCTCGAGGCCCAGACGGCCGACGGCTGGGAGCCGGTGGCGGGCTCCGAGAGCCTGACCACCGACGGGAACGGCCTGATCACGGTGGAGGATCTCCCGATGGGGACGTACCGCTTCGTCGAGGTGTCGGCCCCCGAGGGCTACGAGCTGGAAACCGAGCCGGTGGAGTTCACCCTCGCCGAGGACACGCCGGGGCTGGAGGCCGCCGTGACGGCCACGAACAAGAAGACCCCGGTGCTGGGCGGTGCGCAGCTCACCAAGGTGGACGCCGACGATCCTGCGACCGTGCTGCCCGGTGCGACGTTCAAGCTCGAGCAGCGCCTCGCCGACGACACGTGGGCCGTGGTGGTTGACCACGAAGCCCTGGTGACCGACGAGCAGGGCATCATCGAGGTCGCGAACCTGCCGGTCGGCTCCTACCGCTTCGTGGAGACTTCCGCCCCCGAGGGCTACGTGCTGGACGGTACGCCGGTGGAATTCACCGTGGCGGTGGGGCAACCGTCGAAAGCCGAGCTCACGATGGAGAATGCTCTCGTGCCGCCTGACCCGGTCGACCCGGTCGATCCGACGGATCCCACCAACCCGACGAACCCCACGAATCCCACGAATCCCACGACGCCGGGCAACCCGTCGACTTCTAATCCGCCGAGCAAGATTTCGTCCGTAGCCTCGATTGCGCGCACGGGCGACGGGCTCCCGCTTGCGGTGGCGGGGGTGGTGGGCGCGCTCGCGCTCGGCGCGCTTGCAACGGCGCTGCTGGCGGCGCGCCGCCGCGCTCGGCGCCGTTAG
- a CDS encoding MarR family winged helix-turn-helix transcriptional regulator: protein MINKHNSLIGFLVYDAQRAIAKSLEAALKPYEITPGQWNLINQLDSAGELSQKQLAERTRKEQATITRYLDTLERKGLVVRKQHKSDRRAHAISVTDKAHELVMTVQPITVDAADRLIEGIDQADLDTFVTVLAKLKENADNFSASN, encoded by the coding sequence ATGATCAACAAGCATAACAGCCTCATCGGATTCCTCGTATACGACGCCCAACGCGCCATCGCAAAATCGTTGGAAGCCGCCCTGAAGCCCTACGAGATCACGCCGGGCCAGTGGAACCTGATCAACCAGCTGGACAGCGCGGGCGAGCTATCGCAGAAGCAGCTGGCAGAACGCACGCGCAAGGAGCAAGCCACCATCACGCGCTACCTTGACACGCTCGAGCGCAAGGGTCTGGTAGTGCGCAAGCAGCACAAGTCAGATCGCCGCGCCCATGCGATCTCGGTGACGGACAAAGCGCATGAGCTGGTCATGACCGTTCAGCCGATCACCGTCGACGCGGCGGACCGCCTGATCGAGGGCATCGACCAGGCGGATCTCGACACGTTCGTCACGGTGTTGGCGAAGCTCAAGGAGAACGCCGACAACTTCTCGGCCAGCAACTAA
- a CDS encoding molybdopterin-containing oxidoreductase family protein — protein MSLKMSRRGFVKASAVATASTLLLGASATTAAADEAAGATTSSDDVKIIPSACRQCYGRCALFGHVKDGRLVKIEGNPDLFSEGTLCGRCFAIPQELYNPLRVRYPQKRVGEKGSGQWKRITWEEAYQEAADRFTKIGEEHGWHTIAHQYGTGRDMLQFQAINKLWLELGSTATFGVGNLCWVGSYFSSQRLYGDETQYTGWDGNNTDCILIWCRQERSRGYYDWLTVKRAQERGAKVICVDPRFTCTASKADIWLPIRPGSDMALVLAFINEIIKSDKCATEFARMYTNAPFFIDEKDADGNGTGYQLRESYLKEDGNEELYAAWDENSDQLIFWSGDWQNAKGVGGPKAFQWLDAEGNIVADAKPALSGSHEINGKTYRTSWDILVEHVTPWTVERAAEFCELPEDKIKEAIQAYIDASPHACFTRGQKVEFSINTSGISQAFTIMMALAGNFDSKGGQNIGREPATGYDSFMFDVVPNKEGRMGQRRKETAMNIKQLSVCQNTGYQDILVADDATGELKQTKQNSGGQVIYGQQGGFGAATTKAMAKGDPFQIYGYWQQTSEPILSIEGGHEIVEGFKNLDFFVNVDLYMTPSGELADIILPAAHPNEVDRVEWAHSGHGYPTSHTYLIRQPFHEPLGECRDDMDICFEFAKYMDVDMYWKDKYEFFDYMVKGPETLPPQLSCANFEEFRERVSVTGVEMATVKNAPKYETGFMRKTSDFRPGFNTMYRGNKMGSVYRFPGAKKPDGTVIPPHPQSDNGKMEMWSEDLLLYGNGALPMYIEPPITKLSRPDLLDEYPYTLITGGRSHAFFHTEYRNSPWMREVHMFPTVDINPATAAEHGIEQDDWVYIETYVDKIKQRANLTEAIKPGMIHVEHDWWFPEREATDDLHGAFDSNCNVLFENNGPYDPAVGTDNFGGLCKIYKADDGAPKNICMNSEDLKIFLPLTADQLAADDQQNGVTQVTKGGAK, from the coding sequence ATGTCACTAAAGATGAGCCGCCGAGGCTTCGTGAAGGCTTCGGCCGTCGCGACCGCTTCGACGCTGCTGCTCGGCGCGTCGGCCACCACCGCCGCAGCCGACGAGGCAGCGGGCGCAACCACCTCGTCCGACGACGTGAAGATCATCCCGAGCGCGTGCCGCCAGTGCTACGGCCGCTGCGCGTTGTTCGGGCACGTCAAGGACGGACGCCTCGTGAAGATCGAGGGCAACCCCGACCTCTTCAGCGAGGGCACGCTGTGCGGACGCTGCTTCGCCATCCCGCAGGAGCTGTACAACCCGCTGCGCGTGCGCTACCCGCAGAAGCGCGTGGGCGAGAAGGGCTCCGGCCAGTGGAAGCGCATCACGTGGGAAGAGGCCTATCAGGAAGCGGCCGACCGCTTCACGAAGATCGGCGAGGAGCACGGCTGGCACACCATCGCGCACCAGTACGGAACGGGCCGCGACATGCTGCAGTTCCAAGCCATCAACAAGCTGTGGCTCGAGCTGGGCTCCACGGCCACGTTCGGCGTGGGCAACCTGTGCTGGGTGGGTTCGTACTTCTCCAGCCAGCGCCTGTACGGCGACGAGACGCAGTACACCGGCTGGGACGGCAACAACACGGATTGCATCCTCATCTGGTGCCGCCAGGAGCGCAGCCGCGGCTACTACGACTGGCTCACCGTCAAGCGCGCGCAGGAGCGCGGCGCGAAGGTCATCTGCGTCGACCCGCGTTTCACCTGCACCGCTTCCAAGGCCGACATCTGGCTGCCCATCCGCCCCGGCTCCGACATGGCGCTGGTTCTGGCGTTCATCAACGAGATCATCAAGTCGGACAAGTGCGCCACCGAGTTCGCGCGCATGTACACCAACGCCCCGTTCTTCATCGACGAGAAGGATGCCGACGGCAACGGCACGGGCTACCAGCTGCGCGAGTCGTACCTCAAGGAGGACGGCAACGAGGAGCTGTACGCCGCGTGGGACGAGAACAGCGACCAGCTGATCTTCTGGTCCGGCGACTGGCAGAACGCGAAGGGCGTGGGCGGTCCGAAGGCGTTCCAGTGGCTCGACGCCGAAGGGAACATCGTGGCCGATGCGAAGCCCGCGCTGTCCGGCAGCCATGAGATCAACGGCAAGACCTACCGCACGAGCTGGGACATCCTCGTCGAGCACGTCACGCCGTGGACCGTCGAGCGCGCCGCCGAGTTCTGCGAGCTTCCCGAGGACAAGATCAAGGAAGCCATCCAGGCCTACATCGACGCTAGCCCGCACGCGTGCTTCACGCGCGGCCAGAAGGTGGAGTTCTCCATCAACACGTCCGGCATCTCCCAGGCGTTCACCATCATGATGGCCCTTGCTGGCAACTTCGACTCGAAGGGCGGCCAGAACATCGGCCGCGAGCCCGCCACCGGCTACGACTCCTTCATGTTCGACGTCGTGCCGAACAAGGAAGGTCGCATGGGCCAGCGCCGCAAGGAAACGGCCATGAACATCAAGCAGCTGTCCGTGTGCCAGAACACCGGCTACCAGGACATCCTCGTTGCCGACGATGCCACCGGCGAGCTCAAGCAGACGAAGCAGAACTCCGGCGGCCAGGTCATCTACGGCCAGCAGGGCGGCTTCGGCGCGGCCACGACGAAGGCCATGGCGAAGGGCGACCCGTTCCAGATCTACGGTTACTGGCAGCAGACGTCCGAGCCCATCCTCTCCATCGAGGGCGGCCACGAAATCGTGGAAGGCTTCAAGAACCTCGACTTCTTCGTGAACGTCGACCTGTACATGACGCCGTCGGGCGAGCTGGCCGACATCATCCTGCCGGCAGCGCATCCCAACGAGGTCGACCGCGTGGAGTGGGCTCACTCCGGCCACGGCTATCCGACCAGCCACACGTACCTCATCCGCCAGCCGTTCCACGAGCCGCTTGGCGAGTGCCGCGACGACATGGACATCTGCTTCGAATTCGCGAAGTACATGGACGTGGACATGTACTGGAAGGACAAGTACGAGTTCTTCGATTACATGGTGAAGGGCCCCGAGACGCTTCCTCCGCAGCTGAGCTGCGCGAACTTCGAAGAGTTCCGCGAGCGCGTCAGCGTGACCGGCGTGGAGATGGCAACCGTGAAGAACGCGCCGAAGTACGAGACGGGCTTCATGCGCAAGACGAGCGACTTCCGCCCCGGCTTCAACACCATGTACCGCGGCAACAAGATGGGGTCGGTCTACCGCTTCCCCGGCGCGAAGAAGCCCGACGGCACGGTGATCCCGCCGCATCCGCAGTCCGACAACGGCAAGATGGAGATGTGGTCCGAGGACCTGCTGCTGTACGGAAACGGCGCCCTGCCCATGTACATCGAGCCTCCCATCACGAAGCTGTCGCGCCCCGACCTGTTGGACGAGTACCCGTACACGCTCATCACGGGCGGCCGCAGCCACGCGTTCTTCCACACCGAGTACCGCAACAGCCCGTGGATGCGCGAGGTGCACATGTTCCCGACCGTCGACATCAACCCTGCCACCGCTGCCGAGCACGGCATCGAGCAGGACGACTGGGTGTACATCGAGACGTACGTGGACAAGATCAAGCAGCGTGCGAATCTCACCGAGGCCATCAAGCCGGGCATGATCCACGTCGAGCACGACTGGTGGTTCCCCGAGCGCGAGGCCACCGACGACCTGCACGGCGCGTTCGACTCGAACTGCAACGTGCTGTTCGAGAACAACGGCCCCTACGACCCCGCCGTGGGCACCGACAACTTCGGCGGCCTGTGCAAGATCTACAAGGCCGACGACGGCGCGCCGAAGAACATCTGCATGAATTCGGAAGACCTCAAGATATTCCTGCCGCTGACCGCCGACCAGCTGGCCGCCGATGACCAGCAGAACGGCGTCACGCAGGTGACGAAGGGGGGTGCGAAGTAA
- a CDS encoding 4Fe-4S dicluster domain-containing protein: MTRNIIDIDLDSCIGCHSCAVVCKQENNVGLGTFYNKVLTVGPSGTYPDLEMYYLPVACQHCDDPQCVSVCPTGASYKREDGVVLVDHSKCIGCQYCVMACPYGVRTYDTSKDKGVIEKCTMCAHLIDKGEKPACVKHCPGQARKFGDLDDPESDVSKLRASKKTYKLKDVGNHPGVDYAMDKCAWKGDE, translated from the coding sequence ATGACTCGCAACATTATTGATATCGACCTCGATAGCTGCATCGGCTGCCACTCCTGCGCCGTCGTGTGCAAGCAGGAGAACAACGTGGGGCTGGGCACGTTCTACAACAAGGTGCTGACGGTGGGCCCGTCGGGAACCTATCCCGACCTCGAGATGTACTACCTGCCCGTCGCGTGCCAGCATTGCGACGACCCGCAATGCGTCAGCGTGTGCCCCACCGGAGCCAGCTACAAGCGCGAGGACGGCGTGGTGCTGGTGGACCACAGCAAGTGCATCGGCTGCCAGTACTGCGTCATGGCCTGCCCGTACGGCGTACGCACCTACGATACGAGCAAGGACAAGGGCGTCATCGAGAAGTGCACGATGTGCGCGCACCTCATCGACAAGGGCGAGAAGCCGGCGTGCGTGAAGCACTGCCCTGGCCAGGCTCGCAAGTTCGGCGATTTGGACGATCCCGAGTCCGACGTGTCGAAGCTGCGCGCGTCCAAGAAGACGTACAAGCTGAAGGACGTGGGGAACCATCCGGGCGTGGACTACGCCATGGACAAGTGCGCCTGGAAGGGAGATGAGTAA
- a CDS encoding dimethyl sulfoxide reductase anchor subunit family protein has protein sequence MEIQWPLLIFSVLLGVTSGSFVFLAVGELKGKFKDVRFLGALIALICLAVGGCVSVLHMGHPERATHLLGNLGSGLSKELFIVAIMGIVSLAYLILAKKDYPVASKVFGILGGVIGLVLPFVAGASYLIAARPAWDSVALPLMFLGAGLALGMTLMAGLVLLRGKASEEGGFALKLALAGVIIMAVTTIAYVVWIAIAPYQAPTRSVDRLISGDLASMFWPGVVIIGIVVPVALTVLACVRSTKGDGGSGVADPKMLAYMMFGACACTAIGAVVIRIIMYAVGTSVEQFIYH, from the coding sequence ATGGAAATCCAGTGGCCACTTCTGATTTTCAGCGTGCTGTTGGGCGTCACGTCGGGTTCGTTCGTGTTCCTGGCCGTGGGCGAGCTGAAGGGCAAGTTCAAGGACGTGCGGTTCTTGGGCGCTCTGATCGCTCTCATCTGCCTGGCCGTGGGCGGCTGCGTGTCGGTGCTGCACATGGGACATCCTGAGCGCGCGACGCATCTGCTGGGCAACCTGGGATCCGGGCTGTCGAAGGAGCTGTTCATCGTCGCCATCATGGGCATCGTCTCCTTGGCGTACCTGATCCTCGCCAAGAAGGACTACCCGGTGGCGTCGAAGGTGTTCGGCATCCTGGGCGGCGTCATCGGCCTCGTGCTGCCGTTCGTGGCGGGCGCGTCGTACCTGATCGCCGCTCGCCCGGCGTGGGACAGCGTTGCGCTGCCGCTCATGTTCCTGGGCGCCGGCCTGGCGTTGGGCATGACGCTGATGGCGGGCCTCGTGCTGCTGCGCGGCAAGGCCTCCGAAGAAGGCGGCTTCGCGCTGAAGCTGGCCTTGGCGGGCGTCATCATCATGGCCGTGACGACGATCGCCTACGTGGTGTGGATCGCCATCGCGCCGTACCAGGCGCCCACCCGCTCCGTCGATCGTCTGATTTCGGGCGACCTCGCGTCGATGTTCTGGCCCGGCGTCGTGATCATCGGCATCGTGGTGCCGGTTGCGCTGACCGTGCTGGCTTGCGTGCGCTCGACGAAGGGCGACGGCGGTTCCGGCGTGGCCGATCCGAAGATGCTCGCCTACATGATGTTCGGCGCCTGTGCCTGCACCGCCATCGGCGCCGTGGTGATCCGCATCATCATGTACGCCGTGGGCACGAGCGTGGAGCAGTTCATCTACCACTGA
- a CDS encoding TorD/DmsD family molecular chaperone, protein MTDTMPAELAENLIEFCENRGRVYALLSRCYETEVDAAFAEELAGEASLDSDDASLADGFAALRADLADCDEDGLERLAVVFDRAFFGMGPRTAQKAFPYESVYTSEGGLMMQDAYAEVLHVYRAAGFAKDPGFKEPEDHLAVELAFMALLCGRAVEALRAGDEDGAERQLRAQLSFAREHLLNWIDRFCADVRKAAEDGFYFDLATFTEAYLRADEAALAEVVE, encoded by the coding sequence ATGACCGATACCATGCCTGCCGAGCTTGCCGAGAACCTCATCGAATTCTGCGAGAACCGCGGCCGCGTGTACGCGCTGCTGTCGCGCTGCTACGAGACCGAGGTCGACGCGGCCTTCGCCGAGGAGCTGGCGGGGGAGGCCTCGCTCGACTCCGACGACGCCTCGCTGGCGGACGGGTTCGCGGCGCTGCGCGCCGACCTTGCCGATTGCGATGAGGACGGGCTCGAGCGGCTCGCGGTCGTGTTCGACCGCGCGTTCTTCGGGATGGGCCCGCGCACGGCGCAGAAGGCCTTCCCGTACGAGTCGGTGTACACGAGCGAGGGCGGCCTCATGATGCAGGACGCCTACGCCGAGGTGCTGCACGTCTACCGCGCGGCCGGGTTCGCCAAGGACCCCGGCTTCAAGGAGCCGGAGGACCACCTGGCCGTGGAGCTGGCCTTCATGGCGCTGCTGTGCGGGCGCGCGGTCGAGGCCCTGCGCGCCGGCGACGAGGACGGGGCCGAGCGCCAGCTGCGCGCCCAGCTCTCGTTCGCGCGGGAGCACCTGCTGAACTGGATCGACCGCTTCTGCGCCGATGTGCGCAAGGCGGCCGAGGACGGCTTCTACTTCGACTTGGCGACGTTTACCGAGGCATACCTGCGCGCCGACGAGGCCGCTCTCGCCGAGGTAGTGGAGTAG
- a CDS encoding 4Fe-4S dicluster domain-containing protein — MRVEEISRRGFLAAGVVGAAMVGAGGFGAVSRQADAAFVRPPGADSGAEVVAACNRCQKCLQACPYGIVTPVPLAESLVAYGTPTLSFRNGCCDFCMQCVDACPTGALSYGGPRERDLGVAVVVKDACVAWDWAGCTVCKDECPVEGAITLDEQDRPVVHPDYCDGCGKCEQVCPSASLRAYNAAASDRGIVVVSRASEAAQTAGAVLSAELASKRTVAVPRGSEVAPHTKGVHPDGPGKTREAGGAA; from the coding sequence ATGAGAGTGGAGGAGATTTCCCGGCGCGGATTCCTCGCAGCGGGGGTCGTGGGTGCGGCGATGGTGGGGGCCGGCGGGTTCGGCGCGGTGTCGCGCCAGGCCGACGCCGCGTTCGTGCGGCCGCCCGGCGCAGATTCGGGCGCCGAGGTGGTGGCCGCGTGCAACCGCTGCCAGAAGTGCCTGCAGGCGTGCCCCTACGGCATCGTGACGCCAGTGCCCCTGGCCGAGAGCCTTGTGGCCTACGGCACGCCGACGCTGTCGTTCCGCAACGGATGCTGCGACTTCTGCATGCAGTGCGTCGATGCATGTCCTACGGGAGCGCTGTCCTACGGCGGGCCGCGCGAGCGCGACCTCGGCGTGGCCGTGGTAGTGAAGGACGCGTGCGTGGCCTGGGACTGGGCGGGCTGCACCGTGTGCAAGGACGAGTGCCCGGTCGAGGGGGCCATCACGCTCGACGAGCAGGATCGCCCGGTCGTGCACCCGGACTACTGCGACGGGTGCGGCAAGTGCGAGCAGGTGTGCCCCTCGGCATCGCTGCGCGCGTACAACGCGGCGGCCTCCGACCGCGGCATCGTGGTGGTTTCGCGCGCGAGCGAGGCCGCGCAGACGGCCGGAGCGGTTCTCAGCGCCGAGCTGGCGTCGAAGCGCACGGTTGCGGTGCCGCGGGGGAGCGAAGTCGCCCCGCATACGAAGGGCGTGCACCCCGACGGGCCGGGCAAGACGCGAGAGGCGGGAGGAGCCGCATGA
- a CDS encoding 4Fe-4S binding protein has protein sequence MKTHMKMARIAVAAGVLVLAVAAAHLGGNAAIGTLCALCPVGFAQIAAASGSIPWALLPGVLAVLAIVFLVGRAFCSWLCPSQLLKNVFGGREPRGVLGRSGKAPLGDRAAGCASCASASGAGLKAQGAVLAVLLVVSFAVGFPVFCLLCPIGLVFGTLWALNRVFVLLQPGWELVIFPLMLLAELFLFKRWCSSVCPLGFFFGLVGKARPNLGFGARPQADCATCISKEGCHTCSTVCPEDVDVANPGAATLESCTFCLDCVGNCPTKSIKIRIGDPKEAPSEPVADLLDTEETEPTHR, from the coding sequence ATGAAGACGCATATGAAGATGGCCCGCATCGCCGTGGCGGCGGGCGTGCTCGTCCTGGCCGTTGCGGCGGCGCACCTCGGCGGCAACGCCGCAATCGGCACGCTCTGCGCGCTGTGCCCCGTCGGGTTCGCCCAGATAGCGGCCGCCTCCGGTTCGATCCCCTGGGCGCTGCTGCCAGGCGTGCTCGCCGTGCTCGCGATCGTGTTCCTCGTCGGCCGGGCGTTCTGCTCGTGGCTGTGCCCCTCGCAGCTGCTCAAGAACGTCTTCGGCGGCCGCGAGCCCCGCGGCGTCCTCGGCCGCAGCGGGAAGGCGCCCCTAGGCGACCGGGCCGCGGGCTGCGCGTCGTGCGCCTCGGCCTCGGGCGCGGGCCTCAAGGCCCAGGGCGCCGTCCTGGCGGTCCTGCTCGTCGTGTCCTTCGCCGTCGGCTTCCCCGTGTTCTGCCTGCTGTGCCCCATCGGGCTTGTGTTCGGCACGCTGTGGGCCCTCAACCGCGTGTTCGTGCTCCTGCAGCCGGGCTGGGAGCTCGTGATCTTCCCGCTCATGCTGCTGGCCGAGCTCTTCCTGTTCAAGCGCTGGTGCTCGTCGGTCTGCCCGCTCGGCTTCTTCTTCGGGCTCGTGGGCAAGGCGCGCCCGAACCTCGGCTTCGGCGCCCGCCCGCAGGCCGACTGCGCGACCTGCATCTCGAAGGAGGGCTGCCACACCTGCTCCACCGTCTGCCCCGAGGACGTGGACGTGGCGAACCCCGGCGCCGCGACGCTGGAGTCCTGCACCTTCTGCCTCGACTGCGTGGGCAACTGCCCCACGAAGTCCATCAAGATCAGGATAGGCGACCCGAAGGAGGCGCCTAGCGAGCCGGTTGCCGATCTTCTCGATACGGAGGAGACCGAGCCGACGCATCGGTAG